The genomic segment GATTTCCGAACCCCCGCCTCCGGTCAGCGGCGAGCAGTCCCGCGCCATCGCTGCGCGCAACGCCTTTGTCATGGACAGCCTGCTGCAGGAGGTGACCCGCTCCGGGACCGCCGCCAAGGCCCAGGCCACCCTCAAGCGCCCGGACATCTACGGCAAGACCGGCACCACCAACGACTCGGTCGATGCCTGGTTTGCCGGCTTCCAACCCACCATTGCGGCGGTCACATGGATTGGCTACGACACCCCGCGCAATCTGGGCAGCCGCGAGACGGGCGGCGGGCTCAGCCTGCCGATATGGATCAGTTTCATGGAGCGCGCGCTCAGGGGCGTCCCGGTGCAGGAGCCCGACGTGCCGGCAGGGGTCGTGAATGTGGGCGGGGAATGGTTCTATGAGGAATACGCCCACAACGCGGGCGTTGCCAGCGTCGGGCTGGAGGCGGGGGGCGTTGCCGCACCCGCCGCAGTGCCCCAGGCGCCGCCGCCATCGGAGGAGCGCAACCGGATTCTCGACCTGTTTCGCCACTGAGCGGCGTTTTACGCCGCAAACTGCAACGGTCGCCCGGATTGCACGGTGGCATCGCGGCCCAGGCAGGCAAAGAACTCCCCTGCCCCCTTGCTGTCCTGCCACGCATGGCCGTCAAACCGGTAGTGGTAGCCGCCCGAGCGCGCGGCCATCCAGACCTCGTGCAGCGGTTTTTGCAGATTGATGACGATCTGGCTGCGATTGGGGAAAACCAGGGTCAGCATGCCGCCCGAGCGCTGGCTGTCCAGGTCGGCATCCGTGGTTTCGTTGATGCGATCGCAACTGCGCTCGACGGCCAGCAGCAGTTTTTCAGCGTGGTCCATGAATTCGAGGTCGGTCATGACAGGTTCTGGTCGCAAAGTGAGGCAAATTATGCAGTCGGCCCCC from the Verminephrobacter eiseniae EF01-2 genome contains:
- the cyaY gene encoding iron donor protein CyaY; this encodes MTDLEFMDHAEKLLLAVERSCDRINETTDADLDSQRSGGMLTLVFPNRSQIVINLQKPLHEVWMAARSGGYHYRFDGHAWQDSKGAGEFFACLGRDATVQSGRPLQFAA